A window of the Arachis duranensis cultivar V14167 chromosome 5, aradu.V14167.gnm2.J7QH, whole genome shotgun sequence genome harbors these coding sequences:
- the LOC107488045 gene encoding probable LRR receptor-like serine/threonine-protein kinase At4g36180: MRALLLFLVLCAPFLSCADRSAATVAEIQALTSFKLNLHDPLGALNSWDPSSPAAPCDWRGVACTSGRVTELRVPRLQLGGRLTERISELRMLRKLSLRSNSFNGTIPSSLSKCTLLHSVFLQDNSFSGVIPPEIGNLTGLQIFNVAQNHLSGEVSGELPLGLKYFDLSSNAFSGEIPTAIANLSQLQLINLSYNQFSGELPASFGQLQQLQYLWLDHNLLRGTLPSALANCSSLVHLSVEGNALSGVIPSAISALPNLQVMSLSQNNLTGSIPASFFCNVSVHSPSLRIVQLGFNGFTDFVGPETKSTCFTVLQVLDVQNNHIRGKFPLWLTNVTTLTVLDVSSNALSGEVPPEIGSLTKLVQLKMANNSFSDAIPVEIKKCWSLSVVDFEGNELSGEVPSFFGDMTELKVLSLGGNHFHGSVPVSFGNLSSLETLSLRGNSLNGTLPDTIMALINLTVLDLSGNKFSGEVSPTIGNLNRLIVLNISGNDLSGKIPASVGNLFRLTTLDLSKQNLSGELPFELSGLPNLQVIALQENKLSGDVPEGFSSLMSLQYLNLSSNEFSGHIPENYGFLRSLTVLSLAHNHISGVIPPEIGNCSDVEVLLSGDVPGDISKCSSLNSLLVDHNHLSGNIPEALTDLSNLTMLDLSANNFSGEIPSNLSMIPGLVYFNVSGNNLDGEIPPALGSRFNNASSFAGNEKLCGKPLDRKCEEMTKKDKKRLIVLIIIIASGALLLALCCCFYIFSLLRWRRRLKEGVSGEKKKSPARASSGASGGRGSTDNGGPKLVMFNTKITLAETIEATRQFDEENVLSRTRFGLVFKACYNDGMVLSVRRLPDGALDENMFRKEAESLGKVRHRNLTVLRGYYAGPPDMRLLVYDYMPNGNLATLLQEASHQDGHVLNWPMRHLIALGIARGLAFLHQSSMVHADVKPQNVLFDADFEAHLSDFGLERLTIATPSEASTSGSVGTLGYVSPEAILTGEATKESDVYSFGIVLLELLTGKRPVMFTQDEDIVKWVKKQLQRGQITELLEPGLLELDPESSEWEEFLLGVKVGLLCTAPDPLDRPTMSDIVFMLEGCRVGPDIPSSADPTSQTSPA; encoded by the coding sequence ATGCGAGCTCTTCTACTATTTCTAGTGCTGTGCGCACCTTTCTTATCTTGCGCCGATCGCAGCGCCGCAACCGTTGCTGAGATCCAAGCCTTGACGTCCTTCAAGCTCAACCTTCACGATCCTCTAGGAGCTCTCAACAGCTGGGATCCCTCCTCGCCGGCGGCCCCGTGCGACTGGCGCGGCGTTGCCTGCACCAGCGGCCGTGTCACTGAGTTGCGCGTACCTCGCCTTCAACTCGGTGGCAGACTCACTGAACGAATCTCCGAGTTGCGCATGCTGCGCAAGTTAAGCCTCCGTTCGAACTCCTTTAACGGAACCATTCCTTCGTCTCTCTCCAAATGCACACTCCTGCACTCTGTCTTCTTGCAGGACAACTCTTTTTCCGGCGTCATTCCGCCGGAGATCGGGAACCTCACCGGTCTTCAGATTTTCAACGTGGCGCAGAACCACCTCTCCGGAGAAGTCTCCGGCGAGCTCCCTCTTGGCCTCAAGTACTTCGACCTCTCATCCAACGCCTTCTCCGGCGAGATTCCAACTGCCATTGCCAACCTCTCTCAGCTCCAGCTGATCAACCTATCGTACAACCAGTTCTCCGGCGAGCTTCCGGCGAGCTTCGGGCAGCTTCAGCAGCTGCAGTACCTCTGGCTCGATCACAACCTCCTCAGGGGAACTCTACCTTCGGCGCTCGCGAACTGCTCTTCTCTCGTGCACCTCAGCGTTGAAGGAAACGCTCTCAGCGGCGTGATTCCGTCGGCGATTTCTGCCCTGCCGAATCTTCAGGTGATGTCTCTATCACAGAACAATCTCACTGGTTCCATTCCAGCCTCCTTTTTCTGCAACGTTTCGGTCCACTCGCCTTCGCTTCGGATAGTTCAACTTGGATTCAACGGTTTCACGGATTTCGTGGGGCCTGAGACGAAGAGCACGTGTTTCACTGTTCTTCAGGTTTTGGATGTTCAGAACAATCACATACGAGGCAAATTTCCCTTGTGGTTAACCAATGTCACTACGCTAACGGTTCTTGATGTTTCCAGCAATGCACTTTCCGGCGAGGTTCCGCCGGAGATAGGGAGCCTCACCAAACTGGTGCAGTTAAAGATGGCCAACAATTCGTTTTCCGACGCCATTCCTGTGGAAATCAAGAAATGCTGGTCGCTGAGTGTGGTTGACTTTGAAGGTAACGAGCTTTCCGGCGAAGTTCCTTCGTTTTTCGGTGACATGACAGAATTGAAGGTGCTGTCCCTTGGGGGGAACCACTTCCATGGCTCAGTTCCGGTGAGTTTTGGTAACCTTTCCTCTCTTGAAACGTTGAGTCTGAGAGGTAATAGTTTGAATGGAACCTTGCCTGATACGATAATGGCGTTGATCAATTTGACCGTGCTTGACCTCAGTGGAAACAAGTTTAGCGGTGAAGTGTCTCCTACTATTGGAAATCTGAATAGATTGATTGTTCTCAATATCAGTGGCAATGACTTGTCTGGAAAAATTCCTGCTAGTGTGGGGAATCTTTTCAGGCTCACTACACTTGACTTGAGCAAACAGAATCTTTCAGGTGAGTTGCCGTTTGAGCTCTCAGGTCTGCCAAATCTGCAAGTCATTGCTCTGCAGGAGAACAAGTTATCTGGTGATGTACCTGAAGGTTTTAGCAGTTTGATGAGTTTGCAGTATTTGAATCTCAGCTCTAATGAATTTTCTGGCCATATACCTGAAAACTATGGCTTTCTTCGTTCGTTGACCGTGCTTTCATTGGCTCATAATCACATTTCGGGGGTGATTCCTCCGGAAATTGGAAACTGTTCTGATGTTGAAGTTCTTTTATCTGGAGATGTGCCTGGGGATATTTCCAAATGCTCCTCGTTGAATTCTTTGTTAGTGGATCACAACCATCTTTCAGGGAACATACCAGAGGCATTGACAGATCTGTCAAACCTAACAATGCTGGATCTCTCTGCTAATAACTTCAGTGGGGAAATTCCTAGTAATCTTTCTATGATCCCTGGCTTGGTCTACTTCAACGTTTCTGGGAACAACCTTGACGGTGAGATACCTCCAGCATTGGGCTCTAGATTCAACAATGCCTCTTCATTTGCAGGTAATGAGAAATTATGTGGGAAGCCGTTGGATAGAAAGTGCGAGGAGATGACCAAAAAGGATAAAAAGAGGTTGATTGTCTTGATTATCATCATTGCATCTGGAGCTTTATTACTTGCATTGTGTTGCTGCTTTTACATTTTCAGCCTACTTCGATGGCGAAGGAGGCTCAAAGAAGGGGTTTCAggggagaagaaaaagagcccGGCAAGGGCCAGTTCTGGGGCAAGTGGAGGCCGAGGCAGCACGGATAACGGTGGACCAAAGCTGGTTATGTTCAACACCAAAATCACCCTGGCCGAAACAATAGAGGCGACGAGACAATTCGACGAGGAGAATGTGCTGAGCAGAACAAGGTTTGGACTAGTATTCAAGGCATGCTACAACGATGGCATGGTCCTATCGGTCCGCAGGCTCCCAGATGGGGCATTGGACGAGAACATGTTCAGAAAAGAAGCTGAATCATTAGGCAAAGTCAGGCACCGAAACCTAACAGTTCTAAGAGGCTACTACGCTGGTCCACCAGACATGAGACTCTTAGTCTACGACTACATGCCGAATGGAAACCTCGCAACACTCCTCCAAGAAGCTTCACATCAAGATGGCCATGTTCTGAATTGGCCAATGCGACACCTCATTGCACTGGGAATTGCTCGGGGCTTAGCGTTCCTGCACCAGTCCTCAATGGTCCATGCGGACGTGAAACCACAGAATGTCCTGTTCGATGCAGATTTCGAAGCCCATTTATCTGATTTTGGGTTAGAGAGGCTAACAATAGCAACCCCAAGCGAAGCCTCAACTTCAGGCTCAGTTGGCACTTTGGGTTATGTATCTCCAGAAGCAATCTTAACTGGGGAAGCCACCAAGGAGTCTGATGTATACAGCTTTGGCATCGTGTTGCTGGAGCTTCTAACAGGAAAGCGCCCCGTGATGTTCACCCAAGACGAAGACATAGTCAAGTGGGTGAAGAAGCAACTACAGAGGGGTCAAATTACTGAGCTACTAGAGCCAGGGTTGCTTGAATTGGACCCAGAATCATCAGAGTGGGAAGAGTTCTTGTTGGGTGTCAAAGTAGGCTTGCTTTGCACGGCACCTGATCCGCTTGACCGACCAACCATGTCCGACATCGTTTTCATGCTCGAAGGCTGCCGTGTCGGCCCTGATATCCCCTCCTCCGCCGATCCCACCTCTCAAACTTCTCCAGCATAA